The DNA segment TTTGACtaataaaatttggtgaattgacTTCTATAATGTTGAGACTACATGTTACTGCTCAGTTTGAGAAACAGCACCTGAACTTATAAGTTAATCTAAATATATAATACATGGATAGGATGTACTAGGATAGTGAGAACATATCCAAGCAAGCACTAAAATTCAACTCTTCACTTTTTTACTGCAATTCTGATATAAACTTCAAACAGGAGTAATTATTGAACTCTGAATTGCAGCAACTATCAAGAGGTAAAGTGATGCTACTCTAGAAGGAAGAGGCAATATGGTCATACATGAACATCAGAGCTTACCAATCATACCAAGGTAATGAACTAGAATTGAGAAAAAGAGAGATCTTATAAACAAAATTACCTCATCTGGTGAAAAGAAAGCTACTGCATCTGGGTCAATAGAACCAGCTGGATGCAATGAAACAATAGCTCTGAAGACAGAAGGAAACAACAGTTCAATTACAGCAGCCTTATCGGTGGTAACAGGGCCCTGTGATCCTGTTCTTAGTTTATTTAAAGAATGAAAAGTATGCTCTTTTGATGCTTCAACAGGATTTTCATTTGTTGAATTTGGCAGTGAAGAAGCTCTTTTCAACCAATCTAGTCGTTCATAAGTGAAAACTttcaaatttggcatttcttttTCCAGACGTGTTAAAACATCTGATAATGTTTTGCAATCACTAAGATCTTCCTGAAGGGTTGCTGGTGGCACTTGGGTACTGCAATGCTTTTTTGATGCAGGTTCATCACTTTGACCCTCTAGTCCATCATCAAGGTGAGGGAAAAATTGCCTTTTCTGATCTGTGAATGCCTTAAGAGCTAACCTGCAAATAAATGTTGAGTTGATACATGTAAAGACAGAAAGTGCGTACACGCTGAACAATAAATGTTGAGTTGATACTTGAAATTAATTATACCATATAACTATTATATGCCAATGGGTCAAATTTATGCATAACTGCACTGTATCAAAGTGGCACAGGCATTTGCCATAACAATATCAAAGGTCTCCAAACCAACCTGGTTCTATCAACTGCTGATGCACCAGCCTGGCCAGCAAGTTGCCTTTTCCAAGCATATGCAACGACTGCACCATCTGGACACACCAATGGCATATGCAAACCCCAAGAGTTGCTTCGTGACCTTAGAGAATCATTGAGAACCCCAGATTCTTCTAGCTGCCTTCCTACCGAAATTAACAAGATTCAATATTCATGAGCAACAGCACCCTACTACCAAATTGAAGTCGAAAGAACACACACCAACATGCACATAACTAAGATCAACTGCAGCTCAGATATTAATGTgctttttctccaatttcttcattaaattgcaaagaaaataaAGGCTATTCCATCAATTTCACAGAACAGTATGAAACTATTTGCATTATCGTCGTCGTTTGACATTAAACCATAAAAGCCTAAACCTAAGAATCTTGCAACAACAGAAAAATGCAAACCGCTTAAACATACCAACGGCGCGGAGGTCTTGGAGATGTTGACGCATAGCAGTGTCTTCTTTGGCGAACAAATGCAAGGGCTTGTTACTCTGGTGGGGCTGCGCTGCAATGAACAGCGCTTCGAGGAGCCGGTCAGCGCCGAGCCTTACGTCGGCAATGAGACGAGCTGCTTGGGCCAGCCTGTCCATAGCCATCGCCACCTGCTTGGGAGGCGCATCCGCAGATGAAGCCTGGTTCGAATTCTGGATCGCCATCGCCTGAGGCTCCTGCTGCTGCATTAAAGCGTTGGGTTTCATCATGACGCTAGAGTATTAGTAATAACTCTACGCACTGATTCAAACAAGAATTTTTTGGTTTTTTGTTGGACTCCTTCGACTACGAGCCAGAGGAAGTCAATTCACAAGAAATTTTAGGGTTTGTTTGGATCAAAATAAAATGTGCGCGCCACCGCTAAATAGAATAAAGATTTCGAGTTGACCTAATACTAATAGCATCCGACCCGATTAGAACCTGCTCCGACAAAGAAAATAGAAGGGATTCGGTACCGGTTCTTAACAGAGTTCGGGTTTAAATACATCGTTTAGAATCCGGATCAGGTCCATCATTGTTCCTACTTCCAAAAGATCATCTTCTTCCCCGTTTAAGGTCTCTTCACCAATATAGCACTGTCTAGTCTGGCGGCCTCATCTTCTTCCCCGTTCAAGGTCCGATAGAGTATTTTCTCTCTCCTTTCACTCTTTATGTGAGTGTGTGTTACTTTTCTTTATGCTTCACGCTGCGTCATCTCTCtcggtctctctctctctttcctccttcttcttctcctcttcccCCTTTCCTCTATTTTCTTCCCCCCTATCCTCTATTTTCTGTTTGGTTGTGGCATAGTCACAACACTTGGCTAAAACTAGCATGAGCTTTTAATTATTGGCATGGAATTAATTTTATGAAGACCTATATCAAATTCatgattatcattaatttttcctTTACCTTTATTGTTTTTTGTAGTGGAAATGGCAAAAACTAAGGCTTCCTCAAAAAAGCAGCAAAAGCGTGGTGTCGATTTCAAGGTGAATTTACCTAGTAACACCTTACCTTTTCTATAAGTCCTAAATTTCATGGCGTTTATTGATGGATTTTTTTTAATGTCTATAGAAAATTAAGCGGAAGCTTGGCAGGAAATTGCCACCACCTAAGAATGCTACAAACACTGAAATTAAATCCAAAGGTAAGGTAAAATAAAGTATAAGGCTCCatgtttccttttttcttttaattagtcAAGAAATTGCTTGTTTCACTGGGAGATTCTTTTTGAAGAAaatgttagattttttttttttctatgctAAAGCAAATGATAGATGTATCATATTATCGCATTTATCATTAAGGAATGTTATTTCTATATGTTTGTTAATCGAGTAAATCCTTCCACAGAACTACAGTTAAAATGTAATTGCTTAAAATTGTAGTTTTATTCGTACAGTATGTCCAAGAAGAATGAAATCCCAAGGGCTTTTCATGCCTTTACAAGTTAATATCTTCTAAGATGAATGGATCCTTTATATGCTGTTATGTTCAGTTGTAAATGGCTTTCTGTGAGTAATATGATTGTTGAAAGAATGTATTATGAGCAGCAATTATTCTTCCTGAGCAAAGTGTGGCATCAGAGAAAATGGGTTTAGCTGTGAGCAAGAAAGGCTTGACTTTGAAAGAGCTACTTCATCAAACTTCCCATCACAATGCAAAAGTTCGAAAAGGTagcctcattactacaatattattTCGTTATTGTAAACGACCTTCTTTTAAAAGTTCAAGGTAGTGAATGAGATCTGAAAATATAATACTCTGGTTATCAAGAAATGTAGGGGAAAGGAAGTTGGTAGAATATCTTAATTTGGTTATCACGTGGGAAACAAAACAAGCAAATGACATAATATATGTTATGGAGCTTAGAGTAAATTTTTTTCCTATCCCATGGGAAAACATTGGTTCTTACAAAATACTAAAAGGATGATGATATCATTGCATACATATCTGCTAGTGGTTGAATGTTTCCAATGCTTCAACTGAATACTGGTTTCTCTTGTGGCTGAAAATTTGCCTGCCTTTTTGTCTTTGTTATCTACTTGACtactcaattattcttttatgtttatttggatttttttttgtttactgTTTAAAGTCAAATAATTTATGTAAGTTGTGCATGTGAATCATAAAATGTAGAGGCTTTAATGCTTCCACTATTAGTTAATGAATCTTTGATTGAATTTACCAATTCAATTACTTGAAGGATTCATGAATCTTTGATGCTGGCAAGAGTTTTTTAGTTTATTATATCCCATTCCTTTTGCAGATGCATTGATGGGTATGAAGGATTTATTCCTTAAGTATCCAGAAGAGCTGAAATTGCACAGATATGCAGTTATAGAAAAACTACGTGAACGTATCAGTGATGAGGATAAAATGGTTCGAGAAGCCCTTTATCAACTTCTCAATTCAGTAATTTTACCTAGTTGCAATGAGGTAGTTCTTCATTTTCTCTACTGCTTGAAAGCTCCTATTTGTAGTGGTTGTGAATTGGACACCTTATAAGGACAGTCTTTAAATTTGGCTCCATAAGTTCTGGGTTAGAGAATAGAATGAAAAtaatgggtagacctaaactgacttggaggagagtagtacaacatgacctagaagtattaca comes from the Hevea brasiliensis isolate MT/VB/25A 57/8 chromosome 5, ASM3005281v1, whole genome shotgun sequence genome and includes:
- the LOC110634710 gene encoding mediator of RNA polymerase II transcription subunit 27, encoding MMKPNALMQQQEPQAMAIQNSNQASSADAPPKQVAMAMDRLAQAARLIADVRLGADRLLEALFIAAQPHQSNKPLHLFAKEDTAMRQHLQDLRAVGRQLEESGVLNDSLRSRSNSWGLHMPLVCPDGAVVAYAWKRQLAGQAGASAVDRTRLALKAFTDQKRQFFPHLDDGLEGQSDEPASKKHCSTQVPPATLQEDLSDCKTLSDVLTRLEKEMPNLKVFTYERLDWLKRASSLPNSTNENPVEASKEHTFHSLNKLRTGSQGPVTTDKAAVIELLFPSVFRAIVSLHPAGSIDPDAVAFFSPDEGGSYVHTRGFSVHHVFRHITEHAAMALQHFLGIGTETALYFLLHWICSYQTLFTKVCSKCGRLLAMDRESSLLLPPVHRPYRHFSPLKVSSAPATSSAKDQFPGAYHIGCFSEEL